One Capsicum annuum cultivar UCD-10X-F1 chromosome 2, UCD10Xv1.1, whole genome shotgun sequence genomic window carries:
- the LOC107857972 gene encoding uncharacterized protein LOC107857972 isoform X2 — translation MLVYDLQKFTSIIFFSSFNKMSVMPHQIQEYNGHKGIWMYECIYCKMNFFSSQDIAGHTRRHFKDGWIKGTPQNRKFVKLSDYPQQLGVVKIFGSLEARPLPQASSSRRPRTPAHPFRVHDVMVLSRIKDRLTGKKEKAISRILDSVMDQVKESRKKGIEVDVITIEDSDDESKTI, via the exons ATGCTTGTCTATGATCTGCAGAAATTTACTTCAATTATCTTCTTCTCTTCATTTAACAAGATGTCTGTGATGCCTCATCAAATTCAG GAATACAATGGACATAAGGGTATCTGGATGTATGAATGCATCTACTGTAAAATGAACTTTTTCTCAAGCCAGGACATAGCAGGACACACTAGACGTCACTTCAAAGATGGGTGGATTAAAGGAACCCCCCAAAATAGAAAGTTTGTGAAACTTTCTGATTATCCACAACAACTAG GGGTTGTGAAGATTTTTGGAAGCTTGGAAGCTCGGCCTTTACCTCAAGCTTCATCCAGCAGAAGACCACGGACCCCTGCGCATCCTTTCAGAGTTCATGATGTCATGGTACTATCTAGGATCAAGGATCGTCTTACCGGAAAGAAGGAAAAAGCTATTTCACGTATTCTTGATAGTGTTATGGATCAG GTAAAAGAATCAAGGAAGAAGGGCATTGAGGTGGATGTGATCACCATTGAAGACTCGGATGATGAGTCCAAAACTATCTGA
- the LOC107857972 gene encoding uncharacterized protein LOC107857972 isoform X1 yields MLVYDLQKFTSIIFFSSFNKMSVMPHQIQEYNGHKGIWMYECIYCKMNFFSSQDIAGHTRRHFKDGWIKGTPQNRKFVKLSDYPQQLGSANTLSISNQQLVSAKTFENDSSNAHHLPKGVVKIFGSLEARPLPQASSSRRPRTPAHPFRVHDVMVLSRIKDRLTGKKEKAISRILDSVMDQVKESRKKGIEVDVITIEDSDDESKTI; encoded by the exons ATGCTTGTCTATGATCTGCAGAAATTTACTTCAATTATCTTCTTCTCTTCATTTAACAAGATGTCTGTGATGCCTCATCAAATTCAG GAATACAATGGACATAAGGGTATCTGGATGTATGAATGCATCTACTGTAAAATGAACTTTTTCTCAAGCCAGGACATAGCAGGACACACTAGACGTCACTTCAAAGATGGGTGGATTAAAGGAACCCCCCAAAATAGAAAGTTTGTGAAACTTTCTGATTATCCACAACAACTAGGTTCTGCTAATACCTTATCAATTTCCAATCAACAACTTGTTTCAGCAAAAACATTTGAAAATGACTCCTCAAATGCTCATCATTTGCCAAAAGGGGTTGTGAAGATTTTTGGAAGCTTGGAAGCTCGGCCTTTACCTCAAGCTTCATCCAGCAGAAGACCACGGACCCCTGCGCATCCTTTCAGAGTTCATGATGTCATGGTACTATCTAGGATCAAGGATCGTCTTACCGGAAAGAAGGAAAAAGCTATTTCACGTATTCTTGATAGTGTTATGGATCAG GTAAAAGAATCAAGGAAGAAGGGCATTGAGGTGGATGTGATCACCATTGAAGACTCGGATGATGAGTCCAAAACTATCTGA